Proteins from a single region of Corynebacterium efficiens YS-314:
- a CDS encoding ParA family protein: MRISFVHTKGGVGKTTSSILLATAAIRRGIDVEFFDADPQASASRWAEVARNREDPLEFEVMPASAKKLRAHPASTGWQIVDTPPGNAAEIQAAIDTADLVIVPTHPSPIDLDRVWPTLETINHRMVGVLLIGVQERRRLYQDTREIFESQGVSTFYNTVPEREDIKAMFGTNPRNIYSFDEICTEILEIEEMN, translated from the coding sequence ATGCGTATATCTTTCGTTCATACTAAAGGTGGCGTCGGTAAAACCACCAGCTCTATCTTGCTGGCCACAGCAGCGATACGCCGTGGGATCGACGTGGAATTTTTCGACGCTGACCCCCAAGCCTCAGCATCACGGTGGGCAGAAGTAGCCCGCAACCGTGAGGATCCACTGGAGTTTGAGGTCATGCCCGCTAGTGCGAAAAAGCTCCGGGCACACCCGGCATCGACAGGCTGGCAGATCGTGGACACCCCACCAGGTAATGCCGCAGAAATCCAGGCAGCTATTGATACTGCTGATCTGGTGATCGTGCCCACGCATCCATCCCCGATTGATCTTGATCGCGTGTGGCCGACGTTGGAGACGATTAACCACCGGATGGTGGGGGTGTTGCTCATTGGCGTCCAGGAGCGACGCCGGTTGTATCAAGACACCCGTGAGATCTTCGAGTCTCAAGGGGTCTCGACGTTTTATAACACCGTTCCAGAACGCGAAGACATCAAGGCAATGTTCGGCACGAATCCGAGAAATATTTATAGCTTTGACGAGATCTGTACTGAGATTTTAGAAATTGAGGAGATGAATTAA
- a CDS encoding IS1380-like element ISCef7 family transposase has protein sequence MQVSHTPAALSISFDDPTLVSAAGLAPTMRLADNAGLSTLAQHQLTVAGDKGANAGAKITSLIAGMVAGADSINDMDLLRHGGMNRLFTRIYAPSTLGSFLRAFTFGHVRQLDAVASRFLINLAVQAPALVPAPAATSGYVFVDVDDTIIEVHGHQKQGAGFGYSGIRGLNALLATVTTTESAPVVVAQRLRRGSCGSPRGAGRLIADAITTTRRLPGLQHQKILVRADSAFYGSPSIHAALTAGADVSVTARMTRNIRQAITTIPDTSWETIEYTDALFDEDTQTWISSAEVAEVPFTAFASKPEVDQVPGRLVVRRIPELNPKKNVDQPGLFDLHRFHAVFTTADPALLDTVAADKTHRQHAVIEQVNADLKNSALAHMPSGKFTANAAWLVCAVMAFNLTRAAGVVAAGALARATTATIRHQIIAVAARVVRRSRRLVLHLPEGWRWQAQWRRLFDHGHSPPVVVSS, from the coding sequence GTGCAAGTATCTCACACTCCCGCGGCACTCTCTATTTCCTTTGATGATCCCACCCTCGTGTCGGCCGCAGGCCTGGCCCCGACCATGCGCCTGGCCGACAACGCTGGCCTGTCGACCCTGGCACAGCACCAGCTGACTGTGGCAGGTGACAAGGGTGCCAACGCCGGGGCGAAGATCACCTCACTGATCGCCGGCATGGTCGCAGGGGCCGACTCGATCAACGACATGGACCTGCTGCGCCACGGCGGCATGAACCGACTCTTTACCCGGATCTACGCACCCTCGACCCTGGGATCCTTCCTCCGGGCCTTCACCTTCGGACATGTCCGTCAGTTGGATGCCGTGGCCTCCCGGTTCCTGATCAACCTGGCAGTGCAGGCACCAGCCCTGGTACCCGCCCCGGCTGCCACCAGCGGGTATGTCTTCGTCGATGTTGACGACACCATCATCGAAGTCCACGGCCACCAGAAACAAGGCGCCGGCTTCGGCTACTCCGGTATCCGTGGGCTCAATGCGCTGCTGGCCACGGTCACCACGACAGAGTCTGCCCCGGTGGTCGTAGCCCAGCGCCTGCGCCGCGGGTCCTGTGGCTCCCCGCGTGGGGCAGGCCGGTTGATTGCTGATGCGATCACCACCACCCGGCGGTTACCGGGACTCCAGCACCAGAAGATCCTGGTGCGGGCTGATTCCGCCTTCTACGGCTCCCCCAGCATCCACGCAGCACTCACAGCCGGTGCGGATGTGTCGGTTACCGCGCGGATGACGAGGAATATCCGCCAGGCGATCACCACGATCCCGGATACGTCCTGGGAGACAATTGAGTACACCGACGCACTCTTCGACGAGGACACCCAGACCTGGATCTCCTCAGCAGAAGTCGCGGAAGTCCCCTTCACCGCGTTTGCGTCGAAGCCGGAGGTCGATCAGGTTCCTGGACGGCTGGTGGTCCGCCGGATCCCGGAACTCAACCCCAAGAAGAATGTGGATCAGCCGGGACTATTTGATCTGCACCGCTTCCACGCGGTGTTCACCACCGCTGACCCCGCACTGCTCGATACCGTTGCCGCGGACAAGACCCACCGCCAGCATGCGGTCATCGAGCAGGTCAACGCCGATCTGAAGAACAGCGCCCTGGCGCATATGCCATCCGGGAAGTTCACCGCGAACGCGGCGTGGCTGGTGTGTGCGGTCATGGCCTTCAACCTCACCCGCGCTGCCGGGGTCGTTGCTGCGGGGGCGCTGGCCAGGGCTACGACAGCGACGATCCGGCATCAGATCATCGCGGTGGCGGCCCGGGTGGTGCGTCGGTCCCGGCGACTGGTGCTGCACCTGCCGGAGGGCTGGAGGTGGCAAGCCCAGTGGCGGAGACTGTTCGATCACGGTCACTCGCCGCCGGTGGTTGTTTCTTCCTGA